A single Halarcobacter anaerophilus DNA region contains:
- a CDS encoding DNA repair exonuclease, which produces MKIIHFSDTHLGYNDLDIVNEENINQREADFYDAFSQVVEDIEKLKPDFVIHTGDLFHRSSPSNRAITFALKEFKRLNALNIPIIMIAGNHSTPRTNLSSPILKIFEDFENVYVSYEQEYKKVEFDNIIFHTLPHMNDETKAQEQINLCEDNINSTKKNIMMMHCSVGAWYLMQEFGEWVYPSSKEYLFEKMDYVALGHWHGFGNVGKYENVFYSGSTERTSLNDKRNSKGYALVELDDKVKVEYKEIKIRPIITKTVDCQEYEKSIETLDLSDTKDAIVEVKLQNLTTMQSIDIQNSDIKKLFADAMSVTVKREFKKDSNESATLDDIQALSLEEYFLEHIKEQSEDKEYDRLKPKIQELFSKYEEAYDDTL; this is translated from the coding sequence TTGAAAATAATACATTTTAGTGATACGCATTTGGGTTACAATGATTTAGATATTGTAAATGAAGAGAATATAAACCAAAGAGAAGCAGACTTCTACGATGCTTTCTCACAAGTTGTAGAGGATATAGAAAAACTAAAACCTGATTTTGTAATACATACGGGAGATTTGTTTCATAGAAGCTCTCCAAGCAACAGAGCCATAACCTTTGCTCTAAAAGAGTTTAAAAGGCTAAATGCTTTAAATATTCCTATTATTATGATTGCAGGTAATCACTCAACACCAAGAACAAACCTAAGCAGTCCAATTTTAAAGATTTTTGAAGATTTTGAAAATGTATATGTATCTTATGAACAAGAGTACAAAAAAGTAGAGTTTGACAATATCATCTTTCATACGCTTCCTCACATGAATGATGAAACCAAAGCCCAAGAGCAGATAAATCTATGTGAAGATAATATAAACAGCACTAAAAAAAATATTATGATGATGCACTGTAGTGTAGGGGCTTGGTATTTGATGCAGGAGTTTGGAGAGTGGGTATATCCAAGTTCAAAAGAGTATCTTTTTGAAAAGATGGATTATGTGGCACTGGGGCATTGGCACGGTTTTGGAAATGTAGGAAAATATGAAAACGTCTTCTACAGCGGTTCAACAGAACGCACAAGTCTAAATGACAAAAGAAACTCAAAGGGATATGCTCTTGTAGAGTTGGATGATAAAGTAAAAGTTGAATATAAAGAGATAAAAATACGACCGATTATTACTAAAACGGTGGATTGTCAAGAGTATGAAAAGAGTATTGAAACTCTTGATTTAAGCGATACAAAAGATGCCATAGTAGAAGTAAAACTTCAAAATCTAACTACTATGCAGTCAATAGATATACAAAACAGCGATATAAAAAAACTCTTTGCCGACGCCATGAGTGTGACGGTTAAAAGAGAGTTTAAAAAAGACTCAAACGAGAGTGCAACTTTGGATGATATTCAAGCTTTGTCTTTGGAAGAGTATTTTTTAGAGCATATAAAAGAGCAGAGTGAAGACAAAGAATACGACCGCTTAAAACCAAAAATCCAAGAACTATTTTCAAAATATGAGGAGGCTTACGATGATACTTTGTAA
- a CDS encoding UPF0323 family lipoprotein yields the protein MKKTNKHIKKFSNYALVGGLGAFLITGLAGCEDKSSNNQNQGQNGAVSQATQKQNAFVIVEQTAQGQYKIAEEFPANKTTIVLRSPDGTERILSQEEIDKLVKDEAAKIDAGTSGLTNPQMSEGMGLGGVLLSSIAGAMLGSWIGNKLFNNQNYQNQRKAQYKSPQTYSRSQSSFSKAKTATSSSTKKSGFFGSKSGTSKSGSFFGSGSRTFGG from the coding sequence TTGAAAAAAACTAATAAACATATTAAAAAATTTTCAAACTATGCTTTGGTAGGTGGACTTGGTGCTTTTTTAATCACAGGCTTGGCAGGGTGTGAAGATAAAAGTTCAAATAACCAAAATCAAGGTCAAAACGGAGCTGTTTCTCAAGCAACACAAAAACAAAATGCTTTTGTAATCGTTGAACAAACTGCCCAAGGTCAGTATAAAATTGCAGAAGAGTTTCCGGCAAATAAAACAACTATTGTTTTAAGAAGTCCTGACGGAACTGAAAGAATTTTATCACAAGAAGAGATTGATAAACTTGTAAAAGATGAAGCTGCTAAAATCGATGCAGGAACTTCAGGTCTTACAAATCCACAAATGAGTGAGGGAATGGGACTTGGTGGAGTTTTATTATCTTCTATTGCAGGAGCAATGCTGGGTTCTTGGATCGGTAATAAACTATTTAACAATCAAAACTATCAAAACCAAAGAAAAGCTCAATATAAATCACCGCAAACATACAGCAGATCTCAAAGCTCTTTTTCAAAAGCTAAAACAGCTACAAGCAGCAGCACTAAAAAAAGCGGTTTCTTCGGAAGTAAATCGGGAACTTCAAAATCAGGCTCTTTCTTTGGAAGCGGCTCTAGAACATTTGGTGGATGA
- a CDS encoding glutathionylspermidine synthase family protein: protein MKLQKIKALTNEYLESIGFVWHTDEDNSSYVANEIIQISEDEANAYYEAANELYDMFCEAGDYVIENDLFHEINIPFNLVEVIKESWENDVHWHLYSRFDLAGGIDGKPIKLIEFNADTPTSLFETGIIQWAMLKANNMEDASQFNNLYEALKDNFKRIITLDTEVDKFEEYYSKLNWKILFSSISSSSEDINTTKLLQHIATEAGFNTDFEYIENVQFSDEGIFKGDENFEFWFKLIPWEDIAIDESELALLLTEIVKNKKAIIFNPAYTLMFQSKGFMKILWDLYPNHPLLLETSFSPLEGKKQVEKRCFGREGANTKIINPDGSIDVETKGEYEGHKAVYQEYVELPKDEKGNSYQAGVFYAYEGCGLGFRRGGKILNNMSKFVGHIIK, encoded by the coding sequence ATGAAACTACAAAAAATAAAAGCTCTTACAAATGAATATTTAGAGTCTATAGGTTTTGTCTGGCATACGGATGAAGATAATAGTTCATATGTAGCAAACGAGATTATTCAAATTAGTGAAGATGAAGCAAATGCCTATTACGAAGCTGCAAATGAGCTTTATGATATGTTTTGTGAAGCAGGAGATTATGTAATTGAAAATGACCTTTTCCATGAAATAAATATCCCTTTTAATCTAGTCGAAGTTATAAAAGAGTCTTGGGAAAACGACGTTCATTGGCATCTTTACTCAAGATTTGATTTGGCAGGCGGAATTGACGGAAAACCTATAAAACTTATTGAGTTTAATGCAGATACTCCAACCTCTTTATTTGAAACTGGAATTATTCAATGGGCTATGTTAAAAGCAAACAATATGGAAGATGCAAGTCAATTTAACAATCTATATGAAGCTTTAAAAGACAACTTCAAAAGAATTATTACTTTAGATACGGAAGTTGACAAGTTTGAAGAGTATTACTCAAAACTAAACTGGAAAATACTCTTTTCTTCAATTTCAAGTTCAAGTGAAGATATAAATACCACAAAACTTCTACAACATATTGCAACAGAAGCTGGATTTAATACGGATTTTGAGTATATTGAAAATGTACAGTTTAGTGATGAAGGTATTTTTAAAGGTGATGAAAATTTTGAATTTTGGTTTAAACTAATTCCTTGGGAAGATATTGCAATCGATGAAAGCGAATTGGCTTTGCTTTTAACTGAAATAGTAAAAAACAAAAAAGCGATTATCTTCAATCCTGCATATACTTTGATGTTCCAATCAAAAGGATTTATGAAAATACTTTGGGATTTATATCCAAATCATCCCCTACTTTTAGAGACTTCATTCTCTCCTTTAGAGGGTAAAAAGCAAGTTGAAAAAAGATGTTTCGGAAGAGAAGGAGCAAATACTAAAATCATAAATCCTGACGGCTCTATTGATGTTGAAACAAAAGGTGAATATGAAGGGCATAAAGCTGTTTATCAAGAGTATGTAGAACTTCCAAAAGATGAAAAAGGAAACTCATATCAAGCAGGTGTTTTTTACGCTTATGAAGGGTGCGGTTTAGGATTTAGAAGAGGCGGAAAAATTTTAAACAATATGTCGAAATTTGTAGGGCATATTATAAAGTAA
- a CDS encoding tetraacyldisaccharide 4'-kinase: protein MKQKIFLWVEDYLFYPNFFQRVISFILLPLTFVYMLVIALKRASAKQIDFGIPVISVGNIIVGGSGKTPLTIELARKYENVAVILRGYARESKGLFVISQKGKILEDVKTSGDEAMLLSKALPNATVIVSEDRKKAILKAKELGCKIVFLDDGFSKYDIKKFDILIRPKIEPTNIFCLPSGGYREPKMAYSFADLELKEGVDFRRVVTFVKDDEIINVLPLKLLFLTAISKPKRVLEFLPKGTKMEAFEDHHDFTKEELETIKEKYKDYTIVTTSKDFVKLQKFDLKDIILMDLKLEFEHNLKFDLMDEYIKSYESFSN, encoded by the coding sequence TTGAAGCAAAAAATCTTTTTATGGGTTGAAGATTATCTCTTCTACCCTAACTTCTTTCAAAGAGTTATCTCTTTTATTTTATTACCGCTGACTTTTGTATATATGCTTGTAATTGCTTTAAAAAGAGCAAGTGCAAAACAGATTGACTTTGGAATACCCGTGATATCCGTTGGAAATATTATTGTAGGAGGAAGCGGGAAAACACCGCTTACTATAGAACTTGCAAGAAAATACGAAAATGTAGCGGTTATTTTAAGAGGATACGCAAGAGAGTCAAAAGGGCTTTTTGTAATCTCTCAAAAGGGAAAAATTTTAGAAGACGTAAAAACAAGCGGTGATGAAGCAATGCTTTTATCCAAAGCTTTGCCAAATGCCACTGTTATAGTAAGTGAAGATAGAAAAAAAGCTATTTTAAAAGCAAAAGAATTAGGCTGCAAAATAGTTTTTTTGGATGACGGTTTTTCAAAATACGATATAAAAAAATTTGATATTTTAATTCGTCCCAAAATAGAGCCTACGAATATTTTTTGTCTGCCAAGCGGCGGTTACAGAGAACCTAAGATGGCTTACTCTTTTGCTGATTTGGAGCTAAAAGAGGGAGTTGATTTCAGACGGGTTGTTACTTTTGTAAAAGATGATGAGATAATAAACGTATTGCCTTTGAAACTGCTTTTTTTGACAGCCATTTCAAAACCCAAAAGAGTTTTGGAGTTTTTACCTAAAGGAACCAAAATGGAAGCTTTTGAAGATCATCATGATTTTACTAAAGAAGAGTTGGAAACTATAAAAGAGAAATATAAAGATTACACGATAGTAACTACTTCAAAAGATTTCGTAAAACTTCAAAAATTTGATTTAAAAGATATTATTCTAATGGATTTAAAACTGGAGTTTGAACACAATTTAAAATTTGATTTGATGGATGAATATATAAAAAGTTATGAAAGTTTTAGTAACTAA
- a CDS encoding DegT/DnrJ/EryC1/StrS family aminotransferase encodes MKEIPFYQSSIGEEELSQIKSVLELNKDENKVIEFEENMANFVGAKYAVATCNATSAIHLALSAIKLKRGDKILMSVNSFVNVPEVVRHFDAEPIFIDINTDDMNIDVNKFEKALAENKTKKLRGAIITFVAGQTPDLDRIYDIAEKYGIILIEDATCALGVTYNDETVGSLRADMTIFSTNPSNGKYSVSRSGIIVTNNEEIADRAKLLRTHAITTTYDDFGNLDYIYDVVDIGHKYDISELDAAFSLAQLKKTNKFIKRRKEIAKIYKDRLSGIKHVTIPSHKDEHIFTQFIIKISRNRDAFARALKEKGIATGLNYIPLHLLSYYKNKYSIKITEFSSALTSYQQILSIPMYPGLTDEEANYICDQIIEIASEWV; translated from the coding sequence GATTAAGTCTGTATTGGAGCTTAATAAAGATGAAAACAAAGTAATAGAATTTGAAGAAAATATGGCAAATTTTGTCGGTGCAAAATATGCAGTTGCCACTTGCAATGCAACATCTGCTATTCATCTTGCTTTAAGTGCTATTAAGCTTAAAAGAGGTGATAAAATTCTAATGTCTGTTAACTCTTTTGTAAATGTTCCCGAAGTTGTAAGACACTTTGATGCGGAGCCTATTTTTATTGATATAAATACAGATGATATGAATATTGACGTAAATAAGTTTGAAAAGGCTTTGGCTGAAAATAAAACAAAAAAATTAAGAGGTGCAATCATAACTTTTGTAGCAGGGCAAACACCTGATTTAGACAGAATTTACGATATTGCGGAAAAATACGGGATTATTCTTATTGAAGATGCTACTTGTGCACTTGGAGTTACATATAATGATGAGACCGTAGGAAGCTTAAGAGCTGATATGACTATTTTCTCTACAAACCCTTCAAACGGTAAGTATTCAGTTAGTAGATCAGGTATTATAGTAACAAACAACGAAGAGATTGCAGATCGTGCAAAACTTCTTAGAACTCATGCAATTACTACTACATACGATGATTTTGGGAACTTGGATTATATTTATGACGTTGTTGATATCGGACATAAATATGATATTTCGGAACTTGATGCGGCTTTTTCACTTGCACAGCTTAAAAAAACAAACAAGTTTATAAAAAGAAGAAAAGAGATTGCAAAAATTTATAAAGATAGATTATCGGGTATTAAACACGTAACAATACCTTCTCATAAAGATGAACATATCTTTACACAGTTTATTATCAAAATCTCAAGAAACAGAGATGCTTTTGCAAGAGCTTTAAAAGAGAAAGGAATAGCAACGGGGCTTAACTATATTCCTTTACATCTTTTATCATACTATAAAAATAAATACTCTATCAAAATTACGGAGTTTAGTTCTGCCTTAACATCATATCAACAAATTTTATCAATACCTATGTATCCGGGACTTACAGATGAAGAAGCAAATTACATTTGTGACCAAATTATAGAAATAGCTTCTGAATGGGTTTAA